Sequence from the Thunnus maccoyii chromosome 22, fThuMac1.1, whole genome shotgun sequence genome:
CGAGAACTGATAACTGATAATAAGTGCATTTTGGTCCAACAGAggatatatttaatttgtgtatgaagcactgagagttgaacacttcCTAATTTCTAATTTACTGCAATTTTGGTTGtacattcatttgtgtttaattttatttctgtggtgTAACTGAGTTGAAGATTTGcatcaaacaaagaaattttgttttttttttaaaaagattctTTGAATGTATAAAAAGAATCGaacaggaaaatgaaacaggaCAGAATgcctttataaatatattttctattatttttccTGAGTCAGCggtcatgtgtgttttgtgagttcttttttttttgtcttctctctttgtAGAGTCTGCTACCACCAGTCTCCTTCCCGAACCTAGTGAATTCACTAAACCCAGACAATTGAGTGAACCTGTAGACATAAAGCAAGCatatatttaaacacacacacaggctattATAGTTTTCTCTTTTGAATCAGCCTAAGTGTTTTTTctatacaattttttttaatttcatgtccAATTTAGTTAAGCCTCACTTTAGTTTTCAGCAGTTTGTTcttattagttttgtttttatcacagatTGTTGGAGAATGTATCAAAGACTGTTGCAAAATGGTAACATCCATTATCAAGTCAACCATAGGCAACACTTTGTGCATCCACAGACAGGGTCTCATACACAACACATTGAGAGAGCCTGGCGTTCTTATAAGGAGAACATCTAATGCTTCAGGGGGAACTGAACACCCACAACTCTTAACATGAACCTCAGATTCATCGAGTGGAACTACTGGTTGGCCAGAAAACACTGTGATGGAGTGGTTGGACGCCTTTTTAAAGACAGCAGAGCGTAATTTAAGGGGTAAAAGTAATACATGTAATAAAAGTAATTCATGTCAGAACCCCccctttaatttatttcttaacatattgtctcaaaatataaaaagtgacatttaacttGTTGAGTGGTGTGAAGACATTATTATCAGGCCTCAATTAGAAAGCAAGgagtgacatttttaaatgggCATTCATAACTTGACTCTTGATTATGAAGTTGTATTTGTTGGTAATTAGCAATTTATGGTGGCTACAATAAAAGGACATTTAGGAAATTTGGACTGATCTGCTGAAATTATACAGAATTGGTGAGAatgtaaatggtaaaaaaataatCCCATGCAaataagaatatatatttttgttatgatagaatgagccctttatatctacatatggAGCGGGTcttcttccatggagcccaccatgttgcactgccatgtttctacagtagcccagaacagacaaaccaaacactggatctggagagggcctttcacaaTTTCCACAAGTTTCATGCCCACCGTAGGTTCTCCCTCACGCTTGGAGGCAGAGGGGAGGGTTATTCAGCTTGTTGgaatctgcaacctcaccactagatgtcactaaatcctacacactggtccttaaaGAATAAAGATAGCTGGTGTATCAATGTCAGGTGATGTACCAGGAAGGGACATGGTTTTTaaacagagcaagagagaggcGGCATAATGAACTCATGTATGTTTGCTTTTGAACTGGAAAATAAATCAACCTAAACATGAATCTTGCCTGAACAATGGATTTCTTAATTGCCTGAACACAACCTAACAGAGAAAATCTTTTCAACAAATAGCCACTACAGACAGACACCAAAGTTGTAATCAGTTTAATGTAAGCTACACAATTCTATATCACTGTTCTCTTTCCAAAAGAGCATGAGCTGTGTACAAAGGTTGAAAACACTTCTGAACACCACAGGGTCCCATTTTTAAGAGACGTTTCAGATTAACtctttaaagaaaatgattatttccatccaaaatatgcaagtttGTCTGTCTACAGTAAATGTGGCAGTCAGTACCTACCAGTGTCTGCCAACAGAGTGCATGCAAATTTCCTGACTGACAACAAAGTGTAATTCCTCTTGGCATGCACTAATAATGGGTGAACAGCAGAAGTGAAGATGTTAGGAGTTTTGTTCTATGATTAGATACTCAAAATTTCACCATTGCCATACCTCTTTATCAAATTTTACATAAGAGATGAAGTCTCTTGCAGCGTCTTTTCGATGGGATAAAAGGTCTCCCAACACTGACCCTGTGCTTCCTGCCATGCAGTCACACCATCAGTAGTAGTATCCTTAGAAGACAGTGTTTGTATTCATGCAAACAAGAGCAAACAAGCTGTTTTCCTCATGTGTGGAGTTCAGGAGAGCCAAGGCAGCTCTTGGCCTCCTGTAAAGTCTTGGGTTCATTTCAAGTGATAAGAAGCATGTGCTTTCCCACCACTTCATTATTGCTTCCTGCCTATTGTTTAGCTGCCATGATGACAGTCatccttgttttttgtttttttgggggggtttttgCACTTCTGAGCTCTTTCATTTGCATGGCAGATTTCCACTAGTACAGTTCCCAGTAGATACAGCTTCTGCTGGACCATTTATGCAGTCAGCCAAACACACCCTGccctcatcctcatcttcctccatAGTCCTCAACAGGAAGCTATCAGCACAAGGCAGCCATGACAAAGTGTCTTGTCCTGTTTGTATTTCCGGGTCCCAGAGCTTGGCGGCTTTTTTAAGGTAGTTCCAACGATACAGGGCATTTAATCCAGTCCCAACACAGGAACATACCTCTGCATTGCCTTAGAGAGAAACTTAATAGcagctgaaaatcttgtttttgcgGATCTCTGGTGGTTCAAGTTCTCATCTAGCTGCTGAGATGGAGATGTAGAATTGTACTCGGGTGTGTATAGCGCATGTGCAACAGAGTGCACTCCTAACCACACCTGTCAGATGTGCAACAGACTTGAAACTTTCAACCTATAGAGTTCAGTCAAACAAAGCTTTCCAGCCTGGTGTTGTTACTCAGTAAATGTTCCAGATGAATTTGTCCGGAGTAGAAGTCCAGCAGCACTGCAGGCATTGCTGTCTACGTGTATATGTCAGGAATTTTGCTGGAGGACACTGTTTTCAGGCACAAGGGTAATTTTACAGGGTTCAATGGGTTCTGGCACCGGTGTGTACAGATTCCCCGGTGGAGtctgaaaaacagaacagtgtGATGAGTGTttctggagacaaagagagCATGTGAGAAGAGCAtagatattttaattttttcctgAAATATACCTTGAGTTCTTTGTTTCCGTTCATCATCATTTCCTTGAATATTGCTGAAGGATCTGGTATGATGGGGCAAATAATGGCTCTGTGCCTGGAAACAGACATATTACACCGAGCATGTCAGTGACAGAAAGCAACAGGTGGTACACAATGTTTCCACCATCAAaatgtaatgttgtaatgttaGAATATCaagcagatgttttttcttcaagTAAAACTTGAAAAATCAAGTCTGTGTCTTTATTACAAAGAAATGACTGTGATGCACTTTGGCTGATGTTTTCAAGCATCAAATCCAGAGTTCATACTAGTCCTGGGAGAAGGAAATCTGAGTGTGTAACACGTGAGCTCTGGCTTCCAGTGATCTGCTCCTTCGTAATGAACATTCCTTTCCAATGACACTTTTCTATTTATTGTAGCTGTGCTTGCATGTGTACTTGAGGGGTGGGGTAGGTTTGTTGACCTCTTTCCACCCACACACAAGCTATGCTAGTGCCACCAGGTTTCCTCATGTTAAAGGGCTTTTTGTGCACAACTAATTTCCTGACAATACTATCAttagttttctttaagaaacatTTGTCACAAACACATAGATAAACAGGGCTGATTACATAAGCTGTGCTTCTTGGGTGGTGTGATCAAAGGCACCAGATCAACTTTTATACAAAGTTTAGGTGTTGCAGTAATTTCCGtgacatgttttcattgttgCCAGTCTCCAATACTGTTTCACAAAGGTATGCTTCACAACATCCATGCTTGAGATAGACTGCACAATTTGGTGTAAAGCAATTTAGGCACCCAGAGATTTACTTTGTACTGTCTGCAGACACTTTGAGACAGAACTCTTTTACTTAGGTCTACTTAGGCCTACAGTTCTTTTTCCGAAACGTACCTCCTGAAGCAGTAACAGGACAAAATGACGCAGATGGACAGAATGACAGGGATGACAATGGCTACCACAGTCAGTGTCCCATCAGGAGGCTCATTAGTACCTGCAATGAACAACAAACAAGTGTTCCTCAGCTTTTCCAAAGTCAAATTCAAGCTTTTTCAGGTCAGACATTGGTCATACATTGGTCAGGTCATACACCAAAATGCAAACCTAAAAAACATCCCCAACACACCAGTTTAGAGTCATCCTGCTTGATCAAATCAAATTGTGGTGTTCCATGTGATCATTGATAGGAAATATTTGCAGCGCACAAGGAAGTGAAGAAACCACTGCAATAGTTGCAATCTGAAAAGTCAACATGATTTGTTttcctcataaaaaaacataaattaataacTTTAATGATGTTTCCTCGTTCCCAGAGTGAATCTCACACTGTTTAAATCTGTGTGTAAGAGTCaatgtaaatattatattaatatcaAAGACCAAAACACCGGATTTGCTGATGATAGGATCTGCTCTGCAAAATAGATCCTATGCATTATTAGTGGTCATTGCTGTGTGCCAAGTTGTCTTTTTTGATACTACCACTGGGGGGCGCCAACATATTCAAATTGTACACATGGTGCCttaaatgaaagtgaaagtgtctGATCCGTGCCATAGGTTGGAGTTCATATTCAATCTAAGACATTTGGCCATCTTGTATGTGCAAGgacacattttgtgttttaaaactcATCAGGAATCTAAGTTGTCCACAATTATAGACATTAAGACTTaataaggaaataaaaatatatattgtaaagCATTCTGTCCAGCAGTTTTCTCATGTTGAGAGTTGAGTTAAAGTCTCCTCTGTAAACCTCTGTAGCAAATCTTAAAGCAACCTAATATTTCAACAGTTGTCTGGAATCATCCCATTTTAGATGGCTTGTTCTGCCTTGtttgaatgtataaaaaaaaataaagtaaaactcTGTTACTTTGCTTTAGTGCACTTaataaacacactaaaacacacaataaaatgattataagTAAAATTGGTTAGACAGTTACCATAAGTTACAACTTCAGTGAAGTCACTTCTTATTGCAGTGCAATAGATACTGTTCATGGTCCTGGATTTGAACTCATAGCGGCATCTTTTATCGTAGGCCACCATGAAATGCTTATCTTGTGTAGTGATGTTCTTGCATTCCTGAAAAAAATTGAGCACACAGTGTTTTGTTAGGGATATAGCCATTCATTAAATAAAGATGAAGTTGCCTCAATTTAAATGTCTCGACCTGAGCACAACATTTGCAACTGACTCAGACTcaatgttcaaattttaaaacatgtcgGTGTAGCAAAGACAAACCTCATTATATAAAAGAGGAACAACTTTGAATTTTTAGGATGAACAGTTATATTTGTCAACTTACCATGGGCTCACTGCATCGTCCGTAGCAGACCTCGTATATCCAGTGACAAGTCTTTCCGATCTCTGGAGGTGTCCAGCTTAGTTTGAGCTTATCTCCTTCTTTTGTGACACTCATATTTCGCAAAGGTAGCACTGAGGAGATtgtaaaagaacaaacaaacaaaaaaaaatccaatatttttTCAATTGTACTTGACAgcaaaagtataaaaacaagaCTCAATCACTGGATATGAAAGTATTCTTTAAaagcaaatgttttatatttcttttcacAATTTGTATGACATCAATATTAAACTATTAAGAAATAACACCAACCAAATGAAGGTTTAAAGGTGCTCCTTCCAGCTTCAGTttccacacacatgcagatatcTTTCTCGTAAATGGCACCTTTCAGGTTACAATTGCCCCTCTTCTCATCACTGTAAAACTTGTCACACGATTTTAAAGGTTTTCCCACTTCAGAATTTCCACAAATCCTGTCATGATAAAACAGGGGAGTGGGGAGTTAGCGACACATGGTTTATACAGAGTATTTCACCCAAACGCTCCTCTTTGCTCTGTCCTCACTGTTGATGCTGCAATTCCTTCAGTCGCCACTAGATGTCCATAACGCTGACAGATTATCTTCAAACCAATATAATCCCTGTGCACTGATAAATGAGTAAACTCCACCAGCCCTGAGTGATGCATGAAAATCCACATGTACATCAGTGCGATCATTTTCACCCTGCGCTGCTGATGGCCAGTTGAGCACTTTGAGGAAGAGATCTCAACATTCTGGCACttaattcctgtttttttcctgacatttatCTGTTGACCTAAAGGCTGAATTGCTAGATGTTATGAACAAAGAAGAGTGATAGTGTGTAAAATATCTTCctgtaaaaatgacactttaGAGGAACTATAGAGGCTACGCAAACCCACATGGCTTGCATAATGTTGAATTTTGCAACcttatattcaaatatatagGAAGAAAAATTTAACAACAGGAAGAACTCCTCCCCACTATTTCCTCATAGTTGTTTTTCTGCAAGAGCTGCATAACAGAGCCTAGGTTGTCCTGACATTTACCATCACTTGACtaaggagaaaaaataaaaacaaactgccGTTGCATGATTTCACGGTTGTTGAGTCAGTTCCACTGAACCAATTACAATGCAAGTTAAATGCTCCTAAATGTacaatgacatgacatgaaaacaatTCCCTCAGATAAAATTTCAACGACCATCATTAAAAGTTAACTGTGCAtgttttgatatatatatatcctctACTTTGGCTGTTGCCTGTAATTCTCACCTATAGGAGAGCTTCAGCTTAAGAGATGAATTTACTGGGATCCAGGAACAGTTCATTTCATTGGGGTAGGTGAGACATTTGAAATCCTTCACCACTTCAGCTGTgtaatacaaaaacaaaggtGTCTTAATCTTAATATAAGACCTCAGTTAGTTACATCATTGTCATTGCAGCTTTCTGGTTCTTACCTTGAGGCTTAGGGGCCTTAGTGGTTATGGTCACAGGTGTGCTCCCATTCCTGTCAGAGGGATTTTTGCTGACAGTACGAATGGTATACTTGCAACCGTCAGAATCCATGTCTTCTGTCATACAAGTGCATCTGATATTTGTCAAGGTTGTGCGTCTAGgctaaaggaaaaaaacaacatgggCTTTAATGACAACTATGCCAACACATATCCAAACATTTTGTCTTCTGCATCCAACCACCTAAGGTTGGAAgtgcattgtaaaaaaaaaatgaaataagtcaaaaatgttcaaatccaACACAAAAGGGCTTTCATTTTCAGCATGAAACTCAACCAGCAGAgatgtaagattttttttgtacttttttctgtgttttaggACATTAGACAtattaaattattgttatttttgtgttgttgttgctgattCTCAAATCATGGATACCAGAGATTCCTTTAATGGATGACCAAGGAAGATTTTCCTTGTTCCTTGCTCCTTGTCCAATTTCTTATCCTTAGCATTTTGTGCTGCACTTCCATAAAATTGAGGGACTTGTGAGACAGAAAGAATGGTAAAAAAATTGAGGCTGAGATATACCAAAAATCACCccacacttcccataatgcaacctcATAGtactcaaaaaaaaagtgtagtcTGATGATATCATCAGATTTTCAGTATGAGCCCTCCCTCCTGAGCCACAAAGCATGTTACACAACAGTTTCCCTCATGATGAGTAAATTCAACTTGACATATAAGGCAGTTGAAGTGAAACCAATGAGCTGCCTGGAATCAATCTAAAagaactgtgttttactgtttggctgtaatgtaatttaaagtATGTGATCTGTAGCTAATGGGCTACATCTGTGTTTCAGTGAGGTGGATCTAATTCTCCATCGTTTTATTGCTGCAACCCGGGGACACCAAgaccccccccacccacaccAAAGAGACACAACTCATCATTTTTCCTACATTCGTGTCCTTCAAGGACTGTACTTCATATTCAATGTCACAGTTGTCCAGCAGACCGGTGGGCTTCAGCCAGGACACGTTGACAGTAAACGGGTCCAGCCATTCATATGACAGCTCTGTCGGTGGAGGAAGGCGATCTGTTGGACGAGAATTTAAAAAAGAGGAATTACCCTCACCTGTTCACAACTAATGATGCTGTTATAGGCTCAAAGGATCACAACACTAGCCCCAGcaatcaattcaattcaatttcaatttcaatttttacatttattattcacAGATGCCACTGGTTTTCTCATAATAACAGTAAAAACCTGCAGATAATTCCAGATAAGTACCCAGAACTCATTTCTGCCTCAGGCCCATTAGGTTAATCTGGCAATGACGATGATATAAGGATGATGATATAAGGAAATAAGATTTTCATATAGACCCGTTTTGCATCGTAAAAGAAAATTCACTTCCTCTTACGTTTGAACTAATTAGTCATGGTGCAACACACTGCGGTTAAGTGGGCTGAAATATGACATAACTCCTTTAACGTAACGTGCAATCAAGGTTGTTTATTGGTAGTGAGCTGAGCAAACATGAGTTTGAGAAAAACATTTCCCCACAGCTGTTTTTCTAAAAATCCCAAAAGATGAATTATATTCCTGGAAGAATGTCTATGTGCTCAAATAACAAATAAGTTGTCTCAGAGATGTTTCAGTTTAAGAGAAAGCCAAGTAAAATCACCCATAAACTAAATGAGATTTATGGGAAATGACAGAGGATTCCTACTCTAACTGTCCTTGTCAATACCCACCTAAGGGTAGCTACGTAAAGTATGAGTTGATATTTCATATGTGTCATGAATCGTTCCTGATCTCCCTGTATTTATACTTCATTTATACATCTACTCGTTTGTTTTCAAGGTTTCTAATTCTCCTGTTATTTCAGATCCTGCCACTCCCTCAAGCCATGCTATCACCTTATTCCCTTCACCTAGTTTTTCCTGCCAATTTCCCCAACTGCAGCTCATTCCTTCATTAGTTCGTCAGCACATATATCAGTAAATCTCCACTAGTTCCTTGCCAGATTGTCCTCTGCGTTGTGCTAACCTTTCCAGCACTTCCTACCTGATTCCTGAACCTTTCTGTCTGAATTT
This genomic interval carries:
- the LOC121889235 gene encoding interleukin-13 receptor subunit alpha-1-like, encoding MTLPQELFVFLTCSAVTLVFHCEADRLPPPTELSYEWLDPFTVNVSWLKPTGLLDNCDIEYEVQSLKDTNPRRTTLTNIRCTCMTEDMDSDGCKYTIRTVSKNPSDRNGSTPVTITTKAPKPQAEVVKDFKCLTYPNEMNCSWIPVNSSLKLKLSYRICGNSEVGKPLKSCDKFYSDEKRGNCNLKGAIYEKDICMCVETEAGRSTFKPSFVLPLRNMSVTKEGDKLKLSWTPPEIGKTCHWIYEVCYGRCSEPMECKNITTQDKHFMVAYDKRCRYEFKSRTMNSIYCTAIRSDFTEVVTYGTNEPPDGTLTVVAIVIPVILSICVILSCYCFRRHRAIICPIIPDPSAIFKEMMMNGNKELKTPPGNLYTPVPEPIEPCKITLVPENSVLQQNS